The stretch of DNA CGAACCGGCACCGCCCGAGACGGCCACCGTGACCTTCGACGACCAGGCCTCGAACGGGACGACAGTCGTCGTGCGGAACGTCTCGCTCCCCGCCGACGGCTACGTCGCGATCCACGACGAGACGCTGCTCCAGGGCGAGACCGTCGACAGCGTCGTCGGCGTCTCGGGGTACCTCGAGGCCGGCGTCCACGAGAACGTCACCGTGACCCTGTTCGAGGTCCCCGGGACCGAGTTCGACGACCCGGGCCTGACCAGCTCGCAGGCGCTCATCGCGATGCCCCACGTCGAGAGCGGTGACAACCAGACCTACGACTTCGTCCGCACCAACGGCACCGAGGACGGACCGTTCACCGTCGACGGCCAGGCCGTCGTCGACACCGCCATCGTGACCGTCGCGGACGACGGCGGCGAGGAGCCGACCGAGACGGCGACCGAGGAGCCGACCGAGACGGCGACCGAGGAGCCGACCGAGACGGCGACTCCCGGCGAAACCGACACAGAGACGCCGGAGGAGACGGCCGCGCCCACCGGTACCGAGACGGGGACGCCCGCCTGACGGCGGCCCTGTCACACGTTCACATTTTTGTACCCCGGTGCCGTACGCCAGTCTATGAAGTTCCTCATCGTCGGCTACGGTCGCGTCGGGACCCGGACGGCTCACATCCTCCAGAGCGAGGGCCACGAGGTCGTCATCGTCGAGCGCGACCAGGACAAGGTCGAGCGTGCCCGAAAAGAGGGATTCACGGTCGTCCAGGGGGACGGCAGCGAGGAGTCGGTCCTCCGGGAAGCGGGCGTCGAGTCGGCCGACGCCATCGGCGGCCTGACCGGCGATCTGAACACCAACTTCACGGCCTGTATGGTCGGCAAGGAGCACGGCTGTCGGACCGTGTTGCGCATCGACGCCGACTACCGCGAGGAGATCTACGAGAAGTACGCCGCCGACGTCGACGAGATCATCTACCCCGAACGGCTGGGGGCCGCCGGCGCGAAGACGGCGCTGCTGGGCGGGGACTTCAACGTCCTCGCGGACCTCACCGAACGGCTCTCCATCGCCAGCGTCACCGTCCCGGAGGGGTCGCCGTTCATCGGCAAGCGCGTCGTCGAGGTGGACCTGCCCGGGGACGCCCACATCTACGCACACGGCCGCGGCCACCAGGCGATGACGATCCCGCTGCCACAGACCACCATCGAGGCCGGCGACAGCGTCGCGGTGATGGCCGCGCCCGACGGGCTCGAGAACGTCCGGGCGTCGCTCAAGGGCGAGGCGTGAGACCGGAAAGGGGTGCGGTGTCCGGGCGCGCGATGGGAGGATAGGATAAGTGGTCGCCGGTGCGCGCCCGTGTCGAAGCGAGCACACCGGCGGACATAAACACCCGTCAGACAGACGGCAGACGGCCCGGCTTTTTGCCGCTCGGTCCCGTCCGTTCGACCATGACCTGGGCCGACCTGTTCGAGCGGGGCGAGGAGTACGAGACGACCGTCGCGGCCGTCCGGGAGCGCCTCCGCGACCGCCGGGAGACCGATGCCTGAGGCGTCGCCGGCCCGCGTCGTCGCCGACGCCGACGTGCTCGCGGCGGACCTGCTCTGTGGCGACGGCCCGGCCCGGGCGGCGCTGGACCACGTCCGTCGGCACTCCTGGGTCCGGCTGGTCGCCAGCGACCCGCTGCTGGACGACGCCGAGGCGGTGATCCGTGGCCTCTCGACGGCCGCGCTGGCGGGCGACTGGCGCGAGCGCGTCGAACGGGAGCGCGACCCCGTCGACCATCCCGAGGGGGACCACCCGGCGCTCGCCTCGGCCTACCGGGGCGGGGCCGCGCACCTCCTGAGCTACGACGA from Haloarcula litorea encodes:
- a CDS encoding potassium channel family protein, encoding MKFLIVGYGRVGTRTAHILQSEGHEVVIVERDQDKVERARKEGFTVVQGDGSEESVLREAGVESADAIGGLTGDLNTNFTACMVGKEHGCRTVLRIDADYREEIYEKYAADVDEIIYPERLGAAGAKTALLGGDFNVLADLTERLSIASVTVPEGSPFIGKRVVEVDLPGDAHIYAHGRGHQAMTIPLPQTTIEAGDSVAVMAAPDGLENVRASLKGEA
- a CDS encoding DUF7384 family protein, producing the protein MPEASPARVVADADVLAADLLCGDGPARAALDHVRRHSWVRLVASDPLLDDAEAVIRGLSTAALAGDWRERVERERDPVDHPEGDHPALASAYRGGAAHLLSYDEGLRSAETGLSLQPHMQVSVRPPDAFARLFDPESLYEAVEGGAYPGPDRDPRA